The following proteins are encoded in a genomic region of Drosophila miranda strain MSH22 chromosome 4, D.miranda_PacBio2.1, whole genome shotgun sequence:
- the LOC117185724 gene encoding beta-1,3-galactosyltransferase 5-like, protein MRLCMVLGAFIVITLINASFSAKESKYVHSAGGFPMRHKIEKNVFSKIPSRRPSKNHGSNIGNYPLTERSNKPEEKNLRPIKGISSVQTSSAAPLVLDRPVLTMKIYEPGHLNKDIDIKRICGYGGKYLKLLILITSAHSHFTARMSIRHTWMNYGSRRDVGIAFVLGRTTNATLNAALNKENYIYGDMIRGQFIDSYINLTLKTISLLEWTDTHCPRVKYILKTDDDTFINVPKLLAFIDGHKDNRTIYGHIIESAKPNRQRASKYFLPYHQYGGSVFPPFATGTAYLLTGDIVHELYVHSLRTSYIQLEDIFTGVLVQSLKIKIVHASSFYNRRIPFLPCTIRDAISIHDIKENEIYDIWRKQMDSTVKCKTVDRSN, encoded by the exons ATGCGGCTCTGTATGGTTTTAGGTGCTTTCATTGTCATAACCTTAATTAACGCTTCTTTCTCGGCGAAGGAAAGCAAATATGTGCATTCCGCTGGAGGGTTTCCGATGCGCCATAAAATCGAGAAAAATGTTTTTA GCAAAATCCCCAGCAGGAGACCTAGCAAAAATCATGGAAGCAACATCGGAAATTATCCACTAACTG AAAGAAGTAATAAACCGGAGGAGAAAAATCTTCGCCCTATTAAGGGCATTAGCAGTGTACAAACATCAAGTGCTGCCCCCTTAGTACTTGATCGTCCAGTACTTACAATGAAAATATATGAACCAGGCCATCTAAACAAAGATATAGATATAAAGAGGATATGTGGATACGGGGGGAAATACTTAAAGCTCCTCATTCTGATCACCTCAGCGCATTCCCACTTTACGGCGAGAATGTCCATCAGACATACCTGGATGAACTATGGAAGCAGGCGAGATGTAGGCATAGCCTTTGTCCTTGGACGCACCACGAATGCGACCCTGAACGCGGCTCTCAACAAGGAGAATTATATATATGGCGATATGATACGTGGACAGTTCATAGACTCTTACATTAATCTCACTCTGAAGACGATCTCTTTGCTAGAATGGACAGATACGCACTGTCCTCGTGTAAAATACATCCTTAAAACAGATGACGATACGTTCATAAATGTTCCTAAGCTGCTCGCCTTCATAGACGGACATAAGGATAATCGAACGATATATGGTCACATAATTGAGAGTGCAAAGCCAAACCGACAAAGGGCGTCGAAATATTTTTTACCATATCATCAATATGGGGGCTCTGTTTTTCCACCATTTGCCACCGGAACTGCCTACCTTCTTACTGGAGACATTGTACATGAGCTATATGTTCACTCGCTCAGAACGTCTTATATTCAACTTGAAGATATCTTCACGGGCGTTTTGGTCCAGAGCTTGAAGATTAAGATTGTGCATGCCAGCAGCTTTTACAACAGGCGCATCCCGTTCCTGCCGTGCACAATCCGCGACGCGATCAGCATTCATGATATCAAGGAAAACGAAATATACGATATTTGGAGAAAGCAGATGGACTCCACTGTCAAGTGCAAAACAGTTGATAGAAGCAATTAA
- the LOC108162578 gene encoding beta-1,3-galactosyltransferase 5-like, producing MQNQSTTYPSTSKKKIPTNITVPIASTTARSSVPELSAQPAPIFNVYEPGHVNENIDNQKICKDGGAFLKLLILITSAQAHFMARMSIRHTWMHYGNRRDVGMAFVLGSSTNQTLNEALNQENYIYGDMIRGHFIDSYFNLTLKTISMLEWVDTHCPRVKYILKTDDDMFINVPKLLAFIDGKKNSRTIYGRLAKKWKPIRSNKSKNFVSDKQYGYSVYPPFTTGPAYLLTGDTVHDLYVHSLRTYYFHLEDVFMTGFVANRLKIKRVHSGYFRNSRISLHPCSIRHTISAHMIRESEQYDLWRKLMASTVRCKATAYYQNFKTFTTRI from the coding sequence ATGCAGAACCAATCTACTACATATCCTAGTACTTCCAAGAAGAAGATACCGACGAACATCACCGTACCAATTGCCAGCACCACTGCTAGGAGCAGCGTACCAGAATTAAGCGCCCAGCCAGCACCAATATTTAATGTTTATGAACCCGGCCACGTCAACGAAAATATTGATAACCAGAAAATATGTAAGGACGGGGGGGCTTTTTTAAAGCTGCTTATTCTTATAACCTCAGCACAGGCCCACTTTATGGCGAGAATGTCAATCAGACACACCTGGATGCACTATGGAAACAGGCGAGATGTCGGCATGGCCTTTGTCCTCGGAAGCAGCACAAATCAGACCCTGAACGAGGCGCTCAACCAGGAGAACTATATTTATGGCGATATGATACGTGGCCACTTCATAGACTCTTACTTCAATCTCACTCTAAAGACGATCTCGATGCTTGAATGGGTAGATACGCACTGTCCCCGTGTGAAGTACATCCTTAAGACAGATGACGACATGTTCATCAATGTCCCCAAACTACTTGCCTTCATAGATGGGAAAAAAAACTCTCGAACCATCTACGGCCGCTTGGCCAAGAAGTGGAAGCCAATACGAAGTAACAAATCGAAAAATTTTGTGTCTGACAAACAATATGGGTACAGCGTTTATCCACCATTTACCACCGGACCTGCCTACCTTCTCACTGGAGATACTGTACATGATCTATACGTGCATTCGCTCAGAACGTATTATTTTCATCTAGAGGATGTCTTCATGACGGGTTTTGTGGCCAATCGCTTAAAGATTAAGAGGGTTCATAGCGGCTACTTTCGCAACAGCCGCATCTCGTTGCATCCTTGCAGCATCCGCCACACGATCAGCGCACATATGATCAGAGAAAGTGAACAATACGATCTTTGGAGGAAGCTGATGGCCTCGACTGTCAGGTGTAAGGCAACTGCATATTATCAAAATTTCAAAACATTTACTACTCGCATTTAG
- the LOC108162573 gene encoding UDP-GlcNAc:betaGal beta-1,3-N-acetylglucosaminyltransferase 9 — MVAVGNLHNTRMLRFLLVLVVVILTIFIYASYSTTATLTPTRVRPAASPPQQLVGGSPIQVNNTGEFGLATGEAVPKAQIRLQQQQQQADTHRRHPPQHRLPTIDEDALLDGGSAGASPSQVGNDQTPNAIAEEMLEEQQYGQSVDGITGNISSNNNNNISNSTSEVLVVKQPATGPGSPAQSQQSPSQQQQAQSDAEVLIPTSNLQKFIENADKILKNITSNSSSGTGSGSGVAAAANGNDQHIDKANQAPEEIQISLLDGKNEGFEGYSADSDKQKVVEVVKAPPSNPMKDAKKPNMEARRPPVPIIRTTKGRSSVKEPSSPVDPSKGVATEKLYESGHIDEEIDADRICPHAGETIKLLVLISSAQSHEAARMSIRQTWMHYGSRRDVSMAFVLGRGPNETLNKALTKENYIYGDLIRGNFIDSYNNLTLKTISSLEWADLHCPRCKYILKTDDDMFINVPKLLAFLDKHQDKRTIYGRLAKKWKPIRNKKSKYYVSVDQFAAGVFPSFTTGPAYVLTGDIVHELYVRSLKTVYLKLEDVFTTGIVAKSLDIKRVQVNEFVNRRISFNPCNIRNAISVHMIKSNEQFDLWKKLLDQTTKCK; from the exons CTCGTACTCGACGACAGCGACGTTGACACCGACTCGTGTGCGACCAGCAGCGTCGCCGCCACAGCAGCTTGTGGGCGGAAGTCCGATTCAAGTGAACAACACGGGAGAGTTCGGCCTGGCCACGGGCGAGGCTGTGCCCAAGGCCCAAATCAgactacagcagcagcagcaacaggcaGACACTCACAGAAGGCACCCTCCACAGCATCGGCTGCCCACGATCGATGAGGATGCCCTGCTCGATGGAGGCTCTGCTGGTGCCAGTCCCAGTCAAGTTGGTAATGACCAGACGCCCAATGCCATTGCCGAAGAGATGCTCGAGGAGCAGCAGTATGGCCAAAGTGTTGATGGTATCACCG gcaacatcagcagcaacaataacaacaatatcagcaacagcaccagcgAGGTATTGGTTGTCAAACAACCAGCCACTGGCCCTGGCTCCCCCGCCCAGTCGCAACAGTCGCccagtcagcagcagcaggcacaaTCCGACGCAGAGGTTCTCATACCAACTTCTAATTTACAAAAGTTCATTGAGAATGCCGATAAGATATTGAAGAACATCACATCGAACAGCAGCAGTGGCaccggcagcggcagtggagTTGCCGCAGCAGCAAACGGAAATGACCAGCACATAG ATAAGGCCAACCAAGCACCGGAGGAGATACAAATCAGTTTGTTAGATGGCAAGAATGAAGGCTTTGAGGGATACTCGGCTGATTCTGATAAACAAAAGGTGGTCGAGGTTGTCAAGGCCCCCCCTTCTAATCCGATGAAAGATGCCAAGAAACCCAATATGGAAGCAAGACGACCACCTGTACCAATAATACGCACCACCAAGGGTAGGAGCAGCGTCAAGGAACCATCATCCCCGGTGGATCCCTCCAAGGGCGTGGCCACAGAAAAGCTCTATGAGTCCGGTCACATCGACGAGGAGATCGATGCCGATCGCATTTGTCCACATGCGGGAGAAACCATCAAGCTTCTTGTGCTCATCAGCTCAGCACAGTCGCACGAGGCGGCGAGAATGTCCATAAGACAGACCTGGATGCACTACGGGAGCAGGCGGGATGTAAGCATGGCCTTTGTCCTGGGCCGCGGCCCCAACGAGACGCTTAACAAGGCACTCACCAAGGAGAACTACATTTATGGAGATCTTATACGTGGCAACTTTATAGACTCTTACAATAATCTAACTTTGAAGACGATCTCCTCGTTGGAATGGGCGGACCTGCACTGCCCCCGTTGCAAGTACATTCTCAAGACAGATGACGACATGTTCATAAATGTGCCCAAGCTGCTGGCCTTCCTGGACAAGCATCAGGACAAGCGAACCATCTACGGCCGGCTGGCCAAGAAGTGGAAACCCATACGTAATAAGAAATCAAAGTATTATGTATCGGTCGATCAGTTTGCGGCGGGAGTGTTTCCCTCATTCACCACCGGACCCGCCTACGTCCTCACCGGGGACATTGTGCACGAGCTGTATGTCCGCTCCCTGAAGACTGTCTATCTGAAGCTAGAGGATGTCTTTACCACGGGCATTGTGGCCAAGAGCTTAGACATTAAGCGGGTGCAGGTGAACGAGTTCGTCAATCGCCGCATCTCGTTCAACCCGTGCAACATACGCAACGCGATCAGCGTGCACATGATCAAATCAAACGAACAATTCGATCTGTGGAAGAAGCTGCTGGATCAGACAACCAAGTGTAAATAG